A window of the Candidatus Paceibacterota bacterium genome harbors these coding sequences:
- the rpsC gene encoding 30S ribosomal protein S3, translating into MAQKINPQGLRIGINKNWTSRWFDWNNYAQNLEGDYLIRKLILQKLKDSKIESIEIERSTHAIKITIHCARPGLIIGRGGTGIDTLRKEIDETVRKSYSLYAHRKSSAKKNLLADLKKIQYPKVNLSIEEVPQVETSAAIVAQNVAEELERRIPFRRVIKQALAKIVQHKEVLGAKITVSGRLNGAEIARDETVKEGRLPLNTLRANIDFAMARAHCTYGTIGIKVWIYKGDIFDNKKQPKA; encoded by the coding sequence ATGGCTCAAAAAATTAATCCACAAGGCTTAAGAATTGGTATCAATAAAAACTGGACATCGCGCTGGTTTGATTGGAATAATTATGCCCAAAACCTGGAGGGAGACTATCTTATTAGAAAACTTATCCTCCAGAAACTCAAGGATAGCAAGATAGAATCTATTGAAATAGAACGCAGTACCCATGCGATAAAAATTACTATTCATTGCGCCCGACCGGGCCTGATTATTGGCCGCGGTGGCACGGGCATTGATACTTTACGGAAGGAAATCGATGAAACTGTCAGAAAATCATATTCTTTATATGCTCATCGCAAGTCGTCTGCTAAGAAAAACTTGTTAGCCGATCTTAAGAAAATACAATACCCCAAAGTGAATCTTAGTATCGAAGAGGTTCCTCAAGTAGAGACTTCGGCAGCCATAGTAGCGCAAAATGTAGCAGAAGAGTTAGAAAGAAGGATTCCTTTTAGAAGAGTGATTAAACAAGCTCTAGCCAAGATAGTGCAACACAAGGAAGTTTTGGGCGCAAAAATTACTGTTAGCGGTCGTTTAAATGGAGCAGAAATTGCTCGCGATGAAACCGTAAAAGAGGGGCGCCTACCATTGAATACGTTAAGGGCCAATATTGATTTTGCTATGGCCAGGGCTCATTGTACTTATGGCACTATCGGTATTAAGGTTTGGATATATAAAGGGGATATTTTTGACAATAAAAAGCAACCAAAAGCTTAA